In Fusarium pseudograminearum CS3096 chromosome 1, whole genome shotgun sequence, one genomic interval encodes:
- the PKS13 gene encoding PKS13 — MAPNKKTILLFGDQTDSWVDGIDRLYQDAASTPWLQSFLDDLAHAFKTHTVGMDAVLRNSLGDFATLQELAEKYRHTTDDVGMAQAFLIYAVRAGILLKWAKHEPSLLSTDENRPEWVGISGGLISLSVLAVAETFEKLYEACLEVAGLLARLCRFTSVKSRSMEDRSGAWGWTVLGIGANELRSALDQYQQSMGIPPIKRAQVAVTGHRWNTIVGPPSILQLIVKECPAIRSLPKNELNIHALQHTVVTSRADLDYIVGDSTLLSQHLSLPFTLWGMDDPRAHYSTWGDMLRAICSQALSRPLDITHVVNQLSSKLRSFPQLDVKSIGPCSHLSYLTNALKSAGRTVSVADDHPPSTPPKQLPGRIAIVGMAGRGPGSDNVEEFWNVIMSKLDLCEEIPEDRFNLAEFYRSKQDSGCTTTTKFGCFMDKPGHFDNRFFHISPREALLMDPGHRQFLMTTYEALEMAGYSDGATRAVDPARIATFFGQCNDDWHDVSHHTLGCDAYTLQGVQRAFGAGRIAFQFKWEGPTYSLDSACASTASSIHLACTSLLAKETDMAVAGAANVVGYPHSWTSLSKSGVLSDTGNCKTFRDDADGYCRADFVGTVVLKRLEDAIAHNDNILAVVAASGRNHSGNSSSITTSDAKAQEKLYRKMMHNARVSPNDISYVEMHGTGTKVGDPAEMGALASLFSHRRTPKPVVVGGVKANVGHSESAAGVASLLKCIMMFQKNILPPQAGMPHALNPNFPPLSEINIEIPSEPSTFESPVSQPRRILLNNFDAAGGNACILLEDFANNVAKNSDPRVHHTVVTSSRTQASYHGNKAKLLQWLRENPGARIEDVAYTTTARRTHHPIRFAVTASSTQELISKLEADTADSPAAQKSPVVFVFTGQGSHYAGMGSELYETSPVFRETVNLCATICEEQNFPPFLDLITQSDSEISDKTTLEVQLAVLTLEIGLAALWRSIGIQPSVVIGHSLGEYAALHVSGVLSLADVLYLVGQRAFLILQRCEINTSAMLSVAMPVTDTHAFLEAQADPSCEIACVNSTNASVISGSIENITELQAGLKARSKMLSVPYGFHSSQMDPILADYAALAGGVTFLEPKVPVASTLLASLVDTSGTFHAGYMARQCRQPVNFVGALEAIQSNYSDPVWLEIGPSQVCSSFVRATLSPSPSKILSTLDKGTNAWLSLGKCMSSLYKNGATIDWLALHQPYVDNLKLLNLPTYAWDLKDFWIRYTETKDQLPTSIANGHETFKANISTCAQQVVEHISPPNMKVTFRASLSDPGFKALIDGHRLRDRSVCPGSVFSEAGLAAVSHVLQLHPSKSLKNPALVLRNLSLKRPLTYDLVGPDGELITVVAPEGSSNDTFKVAWKASKGNVSYSLGDCMVAACDGQLIQARWDKVSYFIRSRVDEIVASSKSGISHRLQPQILYGLFANTVKYDAAFKCIQEAYISSDFQEAAAVIVLNSDPVGTKFAASPYWGESLVHLAGFVVNSNPSRQNQDTTFMMDGFESFEQTVVPEPGKPYHTYVRVTGTESASIVCDVYIFDEGKLIMHCAGLHFHEVENAILDQLLGGTNTSNTTRDQPAPIMPRKEVPKPVHTAEKAEAVNNDSQSDAGVLDSILKVISKETGSDLADFQDDTLIADLGVDSIMAIEIASQVTEETGLDLLPSFIIDYPAIGDLRRAFAPKSTHTSLDNDLSRPSLVDDTSQAMQSSGSESFDQPPTSVTSTSDSGSIVKIDLGPDDDSPAPKIKITLLQGRPGNGRTPFYLIADGTGTIATYIHLPQFKSQMPIYGIDSPFLRCPTRFTTDVGITGAARFITEALMKAQPEGDFVLGGFSGGAMLAYEVCRQLAAANRKVDSLMLIDMCSPRSKTVEDKNDIGWAIFESISRQNGLWRSTDMTRQHLQAIFAAVATYHPQPLNASERPKRTAIIWAEKGMIDRCAGDSELMQKLAKRGIPTEPYPKFMEDSELGPVAWGLPHKTKKDLGPNGWERYIGDALCLSMPADHLEMPMPGHVHLLHEKMTRAFEFFSETK; from the exons ATGGCGCCAAACAAGAAAACAATCCTTCTCTTCGGAGATCAAACTGACTCCTGGGTGGATGGAATTGACCGGCTCTATCAGGATGCCGCCTCTACCCCTTGGCTCCAATCCtttcttgatgatttggCACACGCCTTCAAGACTCACACAGTGGGTATGGATGCCGTCCTTCGAAACAGTCTGGGGGACTTCGCAACTCTTCAGGAGCTCGCTGAGAAATATCGCCACACTACCGACGACGTAGGAATGGCCCAGGCATTCCTGATCTACGCTGTCAGGGCGGGGATACTCCTAAA ATGGGCAAAGCATGAACCAAGTCTCTTGAGTACAGACGAAAATCGACCTGAGTGGGTTGGTATCTCTGGCGGCCTTATCAGTCTTtctgtcttggctgttgctgaaACCTTTGAGAAATTGTATGAAGCATGTCTCGAGGTCGCCGGTTTACTTGCCAGATTGTGTCGGTTCACCTCGGTCAAATCCAGAAGTATGGAAGATCGCAGCGGTGCTTGGGGCTGGACTGTACTGGGCATCGGGGCAAATGAGCTTCGTAGTGCCCTGGATCAGTATCAGCAAAGCATG GGAATTCCACCGATCAAAAGAGCACAGGTGGCAGTGACGGGACATCGATGGAATACGATTGTCGGACCACCATCTATTCTTCAGCTTATTGTCAAGGAATGCCCGGCTATCAGATCGCTCCCTAAGAATGAGCTCAACATCCATGCATTGCAGCATACCGTGGTTACTAGCCGAGCTGATCTTGACTATATTGTTGGAGATTCAACTCTCCTGAGTCAACATCTTTCTCTCCCCTTCACGCTTTGGGGCATGGATGATCCTAGAGCTCACTATTCGACTTGGGGTGATATGCTGAGAGCAATCTGCTCACAAGCCTTGTCTCGACCCTTGGACATTACACATGTTGTCAATCAATTGAGCTCCAAGCTAAGATCCTTCCCCCAGCTCGATGTCAAATCGATTGGCCCATGCAGCCACTTATCATACTTGACCAATGCTTTGAAGTCGGCCGGAAGAACCGTCTCTGTTGCAGACGACCATCCACCCAGTACGCCTCCAAAGCAACTTCCAGGACGTATCGCTATTGTGGGTATGGCTGGAAGAGGCCCCGGTAGCGATAACGTGGAGGAGTTTTGGAAtgtcatcatgtccaagctcGATCTCTGCGAGGAAATACCCGAAGATCGCTTCAATCTGGCAGAGTTCTACCGCTCTAAACAAGACAGCGGGTGtacgacaacaacaaagtTCGGGTGTTTTATGGACAAGCCGGGGCACTTTGACAACCGCTTCTTTCATATATCACCTCGAGAAGCGCTTTTGATGGACCCAGGCCATCGACAGTTCTTGATGACTACATATGAAGCTCTCGAAATGGCTGGGTACTCGGACGGCGCGACAAGGGCTGTAGACCCAGCTAGGATTGCCACCTTTTTTGGACAGTGCAACGACGACTGGCATGATGTGAGCCACCATACTCTTGGATGCGACGCCTACACTCTGCAAGGAGTTCAACGTGCTTTCGGAGCTGGACGCATTGCTTTCCAGTTCAAGTGGGAAGGCCCAACCTACTCACTTGACTCGGCTTGTGCTTCCACTGCATCGTCCATACATCTCGCATGTACCAGTCTTCTCGCGAAGGAAACAGATATGGCCGTCGCTGGAGCAGCCAACGTGGTTGGATATCCACATTCATGGACCAGCCTCAGCAAATCCGGTGTATTGTCCGACACGGGCAACTGCAAGACCTTCCGCGACGACGCTGATGGCTATTGCCGAGCCGACTTTGTTGGAACCGTTGTTCTCAAGCGCCTTGAAGATGCCATCGCACACAATGACAATATCCTGGCAGTTGTAGCTGCATCGGGAAGAAATCACTCTGGCAACTCTTCCTCAATCACAACATCCGATGCCAAAGCCCAGGAAAAGCTGTATCGAAAAATGATGCACAACGCAAGAGTATCTCCAAACGATATCTCCTATGTCGAGATGCACGGCACTGGCACAAAAGTCGGTGATCCAGCCGAGATGGGTGCTTTGGCAAGCTTGTTTTCACACAGACGTACCCCGAAGCCTGTGGTGGTTGGAGGCGTCAAAGCAAATGTCGGACACAGCGAATCT GCTGCTGGAGTGGCTTCACTGCTCAAGTGTATCATGATGTTCCAGAAGAACATACTACCCCCGCAAGCAGGCATGCCCCATGCCCTGAATCCCAATTTTCCACCTCTCTCTGAAATCAATATCGAGATACCATCGGAACCAAGCACGTTCGAGTCACCAGTGTCTCAGCCGAGGCGAATCCTCCTGAACAATTTTGATGCAGCG GGTGGCAACGCATGTATCCTACTCGAGGACTTTGCGAACAATGTGGCCAAGAACAGCGATCCACGAGTGCATCATACTGTGGTTACTTCCTCTAGAACACAGGCATCCTATCACGGtaacaaagccaagctcTTACAATGGCTTCGCGAGAACCCAGGAGCAAGGATCGAAGATGTGGCCTATACAACCACCGCCAGAAGGACCCACCATCCCATACGCTTCGCAGTTACAGCATCGTCAACTCAGGAACTTATCAGCAAGCTCGAGGCAGATACTGCAGACAGCCCAGCCGCCCAGAAATCCCCTGTCGTTTTCGTTTTCACGGGTCAGGGATCTCATTATGCTGGTATGGGTAGTGAGCTGTATGAGACCAGTCCAGTCTTTCGGGAGACTGTGAATCTCTGCGCAACTATCTGTGAAGAACAGAACTTCCCCCCATTTCTGGATCTCATCACTCAAAGTGATAGTGAGATATCCGACAAGACTACTCTGGAGGTGCAACTCGCCGTTCTCACGCTAGAAATTGGTCTTGCTGCCCTCTGGAGGTCTATTGGCATCCAGCCATCCGTGGTCATCGGTCATTCGCTGGGAGAGTACGCGGCTCTCCATGTTTCTGGGGTTCTTTCCCTAGCTGATGTCCTCTATCTGGTCGGTCAGCGAGCCTTTTTGATCTTGCAGAGATGTGAGATAAACACAAGCGCCATGCTTTCTGTTGCCATGCCTGTCACAGACACTCATGCCTTCCTCGAAGCACAGGCAGATCCCTCCTGCGAGATAGCCTGTGTCAACAGTACAAATGCTTCGGTGATCAGTGGAAGCATAGAAAACATTACAGAACTACAAGCAGGTCTCAAGGCACGATCGAAAATGCTTTCAGTACCTTATGGTTTCCACTCGTCCCAGATGGATCCTATTCTGGCTGACTATGCCGCACTCGCTGGTGGTGTCACATTTTTAGAACCAAAGGTCCCAGTTGCCTCAACATTGCTTGCATCCTTGGTCGACACCTCTGGCACATTCCACGCGGGTTACATGGCACGGCAATGTCGACAGCCAGTCAATTTTGTTGGCGCTCTTGAGGCAATTCAATCCAACTACTCAGATCCTGTCTGGCTCGAGATTGGACCGAGTCAGGTTTGTTCCTCTTTTGTGAGAGCCACTTTATCACCGTCTCCGAGCAAGATCCTGTCTACCCTCGACAAGGGTACCAATGCGTGGTTGTCTCTAGGGAAATGCATGTCCAGTCTCTACAAGAATGGCGCAACGATAGATTGGcttgctcttcatcaaccaTATGTTGACAACCTTAAGCTTCTTAACCTCCCGACATACGCTTGGGACCTCAAGGACTTTTGGATCAGATACACAGAGACAAAAGATCAACTGCCAACCTCAATCGCGAATGGTCATGAGACATTCAAGGCCAACATATCTACCTGTGCACAGCAAGTTGTTGAGCACATTTCCCCACCAAACATGAAGGTCACCTTCCGAGCATCACTTTCCGATCCAGGATTCAAAGCCTTGATTGACGGCCACAGGTTGAGAGATAGGTCTGTGTGTCCAGGAAGCGTTTTCTCTGAGGCTGGGTTAGCTGCAGTGAGCCATGTCCTGCAACTGCATCCTTCCAAGAGCCTGAAGAATCCCGCCTTGGTTCTTCGAAATCTCAGTCTTAAGCGTCCACTGACCTACGATCTCGTTGGACCAGACGGTGAACTCATCACTGTTGTGGCCCCTGAGGGTTCATCCAATGATACTTTCAAGGTCGCATGGAAAGCTTCCAAGGGAAACGTCTCCTACTCTCTGGGTGATTGTATGGTGGCAGCTTGCGATGGCCAGCTAATCCAGGCTCGTTGGGATAAGGTTTCATACTTTATCAGATCCAGAGTGGATGAGATTGTCGCATCGTCAAAGAGCGGGATCAGCCACCGCCTCCAACCTCAGATTCTTTACGGCTTATTCGCCAACACAGTAAAGTATGATGCCGCTTTCAAGTGTATCCAAGAGGCATATATATCGAGCGACTTTCAAGAGGCTGCTGCGGTAATTGTGCTCAACTCTGATCCAGTGGGCACAAAGTTCGCAGCCTCGCCCTACTGGGGTGAAagtcttgtccatcttgctGGATTCGTCGTCAATTCGAATCCTAGCCGTCAGAACCAGGACACGACgttcatgatggatggcttTGAAAGCTTTGAACAGACTGTTGTCCCTGAGCCGGGAAAGCCATACCATACGTATGTTAGGGTGACAGGAACTGAGAGCGCTTCAATCGTCTGCGATGTCTACATTTTCGATGAAGGCAAGCTGATCATGCATTGCGCTGGCCTTCATTTCCatgaggttgagaatgctATACTTGATCAGCTTCTGGGaggcaccaacaccagcaacaccaccagagaTCAGCCTGCTCCTATCATGCCCCGGAAAGAAGTTCCAAAGCCAGTGCATACCGCTGAAAAGGCTGAGGCAGTCAACAATGACTCACAATCGGATGCTGGAGTCCTCGATAGCATTCTGAAGGTTATCAGCAAGGAGACAGGATCAGACTTGGCTGATTTCCAAGATGACACGTTGATTGCAGACCTTGGAGTCGATTCTATTATGGCGATCGAGATTGCAAGCCAGGTTACTGAAGAAACCGGGCtagatcttcttccttccttcatcATAGACTATCCCGCTATTGGAGACCTTCGTCGGGCGTTTGCTCCCAAGTCTACGCACACCTCACTTGACAATGActtgtcaaggccatctCTGGTCGATGACACTTCTCAGGCGATGCAAAGCTCAGGCTCAGAGTCCTTTGACCAGCCACCAACAAGTGTCACATCAACATCGGACTCGGGTAGCATTGTGAAGATTGACCTTGGGCCTGATGATGACTCCCCAGcccccaagatcaagatcaccTTGCTTCAAGGACGTCCAGGCAATGGAAGAACACCTTTCTATCTCATAGCTGACGGAACGGGCACGATAGCCACCTACATCCATTTGCCTCAGTTCAAATCGCAGATGCCTATTTACGGCATTGACTCACCATTCCTCCGCTGCCCAACAAGGTTTACCACTGATGTTGGAATCACGGGAGCTGCGAGGTTCATCACGGAAGCTTTGATGAAGGCTCAGCCGGAGGGAGATTTTGTACTTGGTGGATTCTCTGGAGGTGCTATGCTTGCATACGAGGTTTGTCGACAGCTGGCAGCCGCCAACCGGAAAGTGGACAGTCTTATGCTTATCGACATGTGTTCCCCCCGTTCCAAGACCGTTGAGGATAAGAACGATATCGGTTGGGCCATCTTCGAGAGCATATCCCGCCAGAATGGCCTTTGGAGATCAACAGACATGACTCGAcaacatctccaagccaTATTTGCTGCCGTTGCTACATACCATCCACAGCCTTTGAACGCTAGCGAGCGACCTAAACGGACAGCAATTATCTGGGCCGAAAAGGGCATGATTGATAGATGTGCTGGAGACTCTGAACTTATGCAGAAGCTGGCTAAGCGAGGCATCCCAACTGAGCCATACCCCAAGTTTATGGAAGATTCTGAACTTGGCCCAGTTGCTTGGGGTCTTcctcacaagaccaagaaggacttgGGACCGAATGGATGGGAAAGGTATATTGGAGATGCTCTCTGTTTATCCATGCCTGCGGATCATCTCGAGATGCCTATGCCTGGGCATGTGCACCTACTACACGAGAAGATGACCCGAGCATTTGAGTTCTTTAGCGAGACAAAGTAA